From Pelodiscus sinensis isolate JC-2024 chromosome 23, ASM4963464v1, whole genome shotgun sequence:
TCCATACCACCAATGAgctctgtcgacataacgtcaacagaactcatcagttttgtcgatggcggtaaacctcattctacgacgaataacgccttttgtcaaaagagttctgtcgacagaaggcgttattgcatctacactgtcctttgtgtctatactcttatgtcgacaaagcagcttgctttgtcgacaaaactgatgtagtctagatgctctttgtcgacagaagctgtgtcgacagtatgggtacgtctagactacatgcctctggcgacagaggcatgtagattagattacccggcataggaaaatgaagtgtcgatttaaataatcgccgcttcatttaaatttaaatggctgccgcgctgagccgatcagctgtttgtcggctcagcacagtcgtctggatgctctgcggtcgacatcaaaagcatttgtcaacctcctgggatgaggcatacctgggaggtcgacaaatgcctttgatgtcgaccatggagcgtccagacGACCGCGCTAAGCCGACAACAAGCTGatgggctcagcgcggcagccatttacatttaaatgaaacggcgattatttaaatcgacacttcattttcctatgcagggtagtctaatctacatgcctctgttgctagaggcatgtagtctagacgtacccatactgtcgacaaagcctctgtcgacaaaagcccgtagtctagacgtaccctaagaagaCCAATAACTGAGCCTGCACTCCCCTCCAGTTCTCCCAAAACTCAGTGACCCCGGGGCGGGTCCCAGGGGAGAAAGGCTTGCCGAGGTGGCACACAGGAGCTGTGTGCAGAAGCAGGAGGTGGAGCTCAGGCACTGAGAACCAGGCGTTATATCCAGGAGGGCCCGAGGGGAGGGGTCGGTGGGCTGGGCCCTACGCTAGGGCTGGGTGTtggtgaaacaaaacaaaacaaagactcCAGCAGGGGGCGTCATAGTCTGCGGCTGCCTCCCCTCTACCCCCTACCCGCCCCAGCCCAGCGCAGCCCAAccagccccccccggctccccagcccagcgcagcccaaccagccccccccccggctccccagcccagcgcagcccaaccagccccccccccggctccccagcccagcgcagcccaaccagccccccccccggctccccagcccagcgcagcccaaccagccccccccccggctccccagcccagcgcagcccaaccagcccccccccccggctccccagcccagcgcagcccaaccagcccccgcccccccggctccccagcccagcgcagcccaaccagcccccgcccccccggctccccagcccagcgcagcccaaccagcccccgcccccccggctccccagcccagcgcagcccaaccagcccccccccccggccatctCCCGCATCCCCAGTGGAAGAGGCCGCTCTCAGCGGCTTGGgcctggaaggggggggcagccgggggggggggactggccctGCCCAGGCTACAGGCTCAGACCCCGAGGGCAAGGCCGGGCTCCCCTAGCGCGCGGGAGTCCCGGGAGAAGGCGCGGCCCGGGCACGAGCGCACGTTGCCGCTCACCCCGGGCATGACAGGCCCCCGAGCGGGGCGACGGTCCCGCGGCCGCAGCCCTCTCACCTCCGGCCCGCTTCACTCCGGCCCCATCGCCAGGGCCACCGCAACCATGGCAACCGGCCCGGCGCACGCCCCCGCGCATGCGTGGCGTCCTCTCGCGTGGCCGGGCCGCATCTGCGCAGGCGCAGCCCAgttctgggcgggaggggccgggtcTGCGAGCATGCGCAGTGGGAACGGGCGCGGCGCTAGGGCCCGGAAGCGGCCGGCGTCTGCGGTTCGTGCCCCGCTCCGGGCGCTGCCATGGCGCCGCGGCCCTTCAAGGTCCGCCGCCCCGGCGGGACCCGGAAGTTCGGGGTGGCGGCGAGTAACCTGCGGGAGCTGCTGCGCAAGAGCCTCGAGCTGCTGCAGGTGCGGCCCGGGCGCGGGGGCGTAGGCGGGACCCGGCGAGCTCGGCGCCTTCCCCGCGGCCCGGGCGCACGGCCCCCCggagcccccccgccagcctggcccccagctcagcctgccctcgctgctgcagctcagcccaATCTACCCGTCCCCAGCTCAGCCGTTCTGCCCTaactgcaaccccccccccccccccccgcttactGGGTTATTTTATTCCCTGACTTGGttatttcttaaaaaacaaaaactggtctggtagcaccttacagactaataaaacaattgggctgtgtctgcattggcgcgatcttgcacaaaagcggccacttttgcgcaaaaacttgctgcctgtctacactggccgcgagttcttgtgcaagaacgctgacgttctcgtgtgaaatcagggcttcttgtgcaagaacgatgatgctcccgctcaggaataagacctcttgcgcaactgttcttgcgcaagaggccagtgtagacagacaacataaatttcttgtgcaagcaaGTCCTattgttaaaatggccatcagagctttcttgcgtgagagagtgtctacactggcacggatgctcttgtgcaaaagcacatctgttgcgcaaaggcatatgccagggtagacgctctcttgcgcaaatactttaatgtaaGAAcacttgcattaaagagtatttgcgcaagatcatgccaatgtagacatagccgtaaatggtatcatgagcttttgtgggcacagcccacttcttcagatgactggacttTTGGGTTTAGGATGAGTTATTTCCGTAACAGAGTTTACatgaacaatgagaagtcctgttaaaccaaaaggaaaaaacaacgtagcactttaaagaccaataAAATGGTTTAATAGTTGATGAgccttcgtgggccagacccacttcctcagatctgaggaagtgggtctggcccacaaaagctcatcaacTATTAAACCATTTtattggtctttaaagtgctacattgttttttccttttgtttaagcaagatcagactaacatggctacctctgtaTTACTATCCAacagagaagtcctgtggcaccttagagactagcagatATATaggagcataagatttcatgggcaaagacccacttcgtaagATGCattggtctttgcccacgaaagcttatgcaccaataagtctgttagtctataagtgccacaggacttcttgttgtttatgcagattcagactaacacggctacccctctgatacttgtcaccattCAAGGGACAGTGTTTACATGTGAAGTTTTCTGTGTCCATTTCCCAACTTTATTAAAGTGACAGCGTGTTTCTGTGTGTATTCTTGTTGTGAACAGCTTTCTTCTCCTGAGGGCCGGCTGTGTTTGTATGAAGATGGGACAGAACTGACTGAAGGCTACTTCAGACATGTTGCAGACAATACGGACCTTGTACTGCTAGCCCCGTGGGAGACCTGGCAGGGTTGTAAGTGGGGGGAAAATTCACTTTATCTTGCAACTTAAAAAGTTTCACATTTCAAAACTCCAATTGGGAAGTAGTCAGAATTTGGGGTTTTATTCTCCATCTTTGCAAATATTGCTCAACTTAACCTTGTAAAGGCTGCCTTATGCCTCAGTTTATGAAGCTGTAAAAGCAGTATGATACCACACTAAAACTTAATTATATTCTACTATGCATTTACTAGTCTGAACTATTAAAAACTAAAGCTAATCTTAAATATGTTTGGATGCATTACCATTGGGGTTTTGTTCACCCACTTAATGAAAAGTGTAAAATGGGCAACACGCTGATTAGTGACGTGTTACTATGTTAGCATGATTAAAAATAAACTGGAAGaaattttcctcattttttcagagtTGGTCACTCTGAAAATTCCAGTAGGTGTAGAATAAAAGGTATAGAATAAAAGTCAAGATGCCTTTACTCACTCCAAATGGAATCTTACTGCCCACGCAGTCACGTTGAAGTTGGGAGGGAGGTGCTATTCAGCGTGAAAAAGTTGGTGggaattagggggctggagcacatgacctgtgagatGAGGCTGAGggctttgggcttatttagtgtgCAGAAAAGActagtgaggggggatttgctagcagccttcaactacctgaaggggggctccaaagaggagggagagaggctgttctcaggagtggcagatgacagaacaaggagcaatggtctcaaattacaatgggagaggtctaggttggatattaggaaaaactattacactaggagagtggtgaagtactggaatgggttacctagggaggtggtggaatctccattcctagaggtttttaagtctcaggttggcaaagccctggctggaatgatttagttggggttggtcctgctttgggcagggggctggactcgatgacctcctgtctcttccagccctagaattctatgattctgtgaatttgGCCTGAAGGAAACCCTTTGCTCCAAGATTTCCTCTGAAAGACCAGGAAGTTGTTAATGCTGTTTTAGatttagttttattatttttagttaaTACACAAACCTCCATATGTTGGGGTGTCACTAATCCAGgaccacccctgctgtagaggagGAAGTAGTCCTGCATACTGCTGGTTCCCTTGTTCCCTGGGTGAACTGAAGTGTGCCGAGCTGCTTCCCTTGAGGCTTTTCCCTGTTGCTCCCATAGTGGTTAGAATGCAGAGCTCCACCCCTTCAGGCCCAGACCGGACAGTGACCTCCCTGACTCAGCAAAATCTTCAGTCTGTCATATTCTGATTCCCAAgagttgccagattaaagagatTCAAGTGTATATACATGTTGAAAAATAGCATAATActctttttaaagatatttttaatatagtacctaataaacttgttttatggAACACACCAAAATCCTAGCTGGAAACACAGTTCAGGCTACATAAATTTGCCTAGCACTAGTTTaactttttcttcatttaacATTACAGTTGTCAGTGACATCGATCACATCTTAAacacattttacacacacaaaaaggactTTGTTGAGGCTGCACAAAAGCTACTATCAGAAGAGCAGGCTCCCAAGAGACAGAAGCTTCTAGTGGATCTCATTCAAAACGTCAGTGATAACATTTTGGCTGAAAGCAGAGAGGAAGACACAAGGTGGTTTGAAGGTAAGTTCTGTATCAGAATAGCAGCTAAATCTCTCAGACAGGTTATAGatcttttaaaattgtttccATCTTTGATTTGACGACAAATGATTTTTTCCTGAATTCCTCAGTGCTTTATTAAAGCTAATGCTAAAATGACCCAAGAGAAGGGGATTCCACCATTTTTTTGGGAACAGTGCTGCACACATAGTAGTTCTGTcagtttttcctcttccctcccatttTTTCTACATATATAATCTCTGGGCAACTCTTTagtgtttagatttttttaatttatattctTTATATTTAGATAGATATTCCTTTTTACAGATCACAAAAATGCCTGGAATTGAACATAATATTCCAGGTATGAGCACATCAAGGAATATTGTGAAAATCAGTTATTGTTATATGATTTACTAAGTGCAAAAAAGATGCTGAGCCCTAGGTAAAGCCAAAATAGTAAGATATTCTTGGGGTCCAGAGTGCTTATCTTATGAAtagaaaagcaaagcaaataaATAATCAGATTCACTTATAAAGAAAAGGTGCCGGATTCAAGCCAGTTAAAACACCTTCAAGATTTTTTTATACAAGAAGCAAATcacaaaatatgtattttatttcttttaggtATAGAGTCTCGCTTTAAGAATAAATCAAGTTACATGAGGTACAGTTGTGAAAGCAGAATACGAAGTTATATGAAAGAGgtaaaaatagctgttttgcaTGTAGGTTGGTTTCCagctattaaaaataaatctttgcaTTAGAGCCAGAGAGCTGATTATTTTCCATAAATAGCTATGAAGCTATTTAAGTTTTACATTTAAAGCTATTGGATTTATTGTGTAGATTCCGAGTGCAATACTGCCTGAGCTAGGAATGACATAgtgctttttattttcttaaaggtTAGCAGTTATACTTCAGCTGTTCATCCAGCGGCACAAGCAGAATATAAAAGAATAACTGACTCTATGTTGGATAAACTGAAGTCTGTTAAATATAATGGCTGTTACTTTGACAGAAGAGAGGAGGAGGTGGTCCGCCTCTGCACTACTGAAGGATGGTTCTCCTGTCAAGTAAGAAGCTATTTCTAAGACAAATAAGTGTGTGTACAGGATGTTTGATGTGTTATGCTATGAAAATAAATGGTAATGGGAGTTATGCATTTAAAGGCAGAATAAGCCTCTGGGCACTGCAAACTATTAAACTGAAGAGAAACAAGCGACCTTCTTACAGTGACTGAAGGACGCAGCCAGCATAATTAGTTCTCATATACAATTCTTTGGTATTTTACTAAATTTAAATAAGACTTAAGACCAACAACTATTTTTTTGGAATATTATTTTCAACATTGCAGCACTGAGCATGAAACTATTACTTTGAGCATCTTGCTTTTGAGAAACAAATTGTGACAAATTACCACCTAAAATAATAAAGGGTGTGGACGATAAACTTATTTACATCGTGTTTAGGTTGACACTGTCCTTTTGCTGACTGTCATACTGCTGAACAAATTCAAGCCTTCATGGGGCAAGAAGGCTGTCCAGGGTTCTGTATTTTAGTTAAGTAAATGTCTGATTTAGGTTGACATTTCATTAAGGCTTTCAGCAGGGCATGGTGCCAACTGTTGTGTAAACAACACCCAGCTTTAGATGAGCACTTGTTTCTTGCCCTTTCTAAGCTAAAAATTGGATTTCACATCTGCTGTCCTGAACCTGATCCACAAATTGTTGTAAAACAGCGGTAGCAGGGCACCAGTACTAGCTTGCCAATCTTTGTTGAAAGTTTCACCATGCTAAGAGCTGCCCCCATTCACCCCTTACAAGGGCACATGTTTCAGTCATTTCTTAGCCAGAGTTCTCTACTGCAGTAAGTGCTGCATGTTCTACAGCAGTAGTTGCCAACCTTTTTGAGCCTTCGCACCTCTTTTCAATCTGCTAAAATTttacggaccccccccccccccgggacagaggctggaagtggtggccagcaCATCCCTTGGCCCGTGCTGCTGCTTCAGCACCTACCCCCTCTGATCCATAGAGGATATGGAGAGGGGGCTCTcgtggccaaaggcagctcctgctctggcATTCTGCCCTTGGTGGGGCATGGggccctgggggagaaaaaaagaaaaggaaaaggaaagtaaGGATCGGGCTCACCGCAGGCCTGAGAGgagggaaagggctggagtggaaAGAGCAGCGTGTTTGGTGGCGGGAGGACAGATGGTGTCTTTTGGAGTATCAAGATCCCATCCcaagggtgggaggcagagtgCGTGCGGCTGGTCACGAACAGCAAGCTCCAGATGAGAATTGCCTGCTGGAAAGTCCCTGTCCTGTGGTGGGCCCGATCCTAACTTTTCCGTTCATAAACTTTCCATGGCCCCCCTACAATACCATTGCAGACCCCCAGGGGTCCACAGACCATAGGTTGGGAATCATTGCTCTATACTGATGGGATTTGAGGAGAAAGAAATAGCTTCAATACCCAATTAAATACAAGCATACGTTAGTTTCTGGAGTTGCTTGCTTACTTTTTGCAGGGAAAAACTATTAACATTTGGGAGTGGGCTGGAGTCAATATAGCTTGAATGAACTATCTCCTGTATTTCTAAGGGGAGACTTTTTCAATGAATGATCTTGATTCTTCCCATATCTTTTCCAATGCAACAAGTTGAGTACATTTTGCTGAGCGAATACCATCCCACTACAGGGTCCTTTTGATGAGGATTACTGCCTGTATAAACATTCCATCAATCCCTACAGTAACAGGGAGAGCAGAATCCTCTTCAGTACCTGGAATCTCGATCATATGTAAGTACTAAGGGCCCTCTGCTTGCCTAtctccctctctctggctgctttttgCTTCGCTGAGCCTGTTGACGTCATTCTGTTGCCCAGCAGGAACATTTTGTCGTTTGGCAGGAAAAACATATATAAAATACACATTAAACCCAACATACCTGTTACACACTGTCCACCTTCAGTGTCAAATAAGTTACCACCCAGCTTGTTTTCATCTTATGGGGAAATCTGATGGTTGCCTGCTCATTTTATCTAAAGTCCACTGAGATGGAATGTACTCTAATACTGCAGTGGATAGACATATAGAACTCTAGAATCAACCCTACTTCTGGTGGATTCATCATTAGCTCCTCTTCTCTTATCCTCCAACTTCTCTGTATTACAGACATTACCCACTAACTCATCAGTTGACTGTTCTCGTCCATTTCTGTCCCTGCCTGAAGAATTTTAACGTGTTATGCACTTAGAAATTACTAAGATTCTAGGGTCCTGTGATGGGGTGGTTCTCCACAGTGGTGCATAAAGGGTTAAAATCAGCCCTGGCAGAGGGCTGTCCTGGGAGCCAGTTTGGCTGCCTCACACCCTGTCAGGGTCAGGCTTTATAAAAAGGGTTGCAGACCAGCCTTCTTCTCCAGAGACTTGTTGCCTATACCGATCAAggtaccttggacagagcagtgctggggaaaggcaggaggagctgggaagCTCTGGCCTGGCCAACTCCCAGGCTCTGAGGACTACTTGTAAAGCCTTGAGgtggtactagggctgcagagggaTAGCCAGGGTAGAAGTAGGCGGAAGGTCCCTCCTCCTTGCCAGTGATGAGCATGGCCAAATTTGACTGCAGTTTTGTCCCCAAAGAAAGAGGCTAAAGCCAGGATAGGCAAAATACGGCCTCTGGCTGCTGcactccacatgctgctcaaagtggccCATGGGTGGGGATAATGTGTGTCTCTCAGTGGCACACCCCAAAGGGGGTGGGTGAAACTGGCCAATGGTAAGTATAAGGGCAGTGCTTGCAGACACAGGCAGCACATGGAAACCTGCTGCTCGCATGCCCAAGGAGAAAACCACACAGAGATGCACACTGGCCCTAGCAATCAGCTGGTTTGAGTGGTGTGGGGGGCCACAGGGAACCTGTCTGAGGGTCCTGCTAGGCCACTGGTCAAGAGCATCCTACAGTAAACACCTCCCTGCTAGAGCCTTCAGCTGGCACCCCAATACCTTGCCCCACATCACAAcacccttctgcatccaaattcctTCCCTGGCCCTTCACCACCAGCATCCCTAcccaggtcagaaccccctcTTGAATCTATACCTCAACCCCCTACCCCAATTCCCTCCAGGACTT
This genomic window contains:
- the DFFB gene encoding DNA fragmentation factor subunit beta, with product MAPRPFKVRRPGGTRKFGVAASNLRELLRKSLELLQLSSPEGRLCLYEDGTELTEGYFRHVADNTDLVLLAPWETWQGFVSDIDHILNTFYTHKKDFVEAAQKLLSEEQAPKRQKLLVDLIQNVSDNILAESREEDTRWFEGIESRFKNKSSYMRYSCESRIRSYMKEVSSYTSAVHPAAQAEYKRITDSMLDKLKSVKYNGCYFDRREEEVVRLCTTEGWFSCQGPFDEDYCLYKHSINPYSNRESRILFSTWNLDHMIEKKRTIVPTLAEAIKEQDGRKVDWEYFYQLLFTLDNLKLVHIACHKKASHNLTCDKTKIYTKRKRKTFFRKRLS